DNA from Chelonia mydas isolate rCheMyd1 chromosome 3, rCheMyd1.pri.v2, whole genome shotgun sequence:
ATACTGCTGTTGGTTTTATGTTGCCAGGTTATTTTCTGGTAACACTCATTTGTCTGAAGGCAGAACCCTCATGCTATGATTGTGGAAATAAAAATTTTGGGGTGCTCTTGAAAGTGCATGCATGTTACTGTGAAATTATGACAAAACAGATTTAGGATTTTAGAACATTGTTATAAGTAAAGGAGCTTGTTTTGAAGGGAAggataatatttttaaacagctctCTTATAAATTCACATCAGCCTCATGGTCATTAAAGTATGTATTGTTTATGTGAATATTCATCTTAGTTTCTTCACAAATAAAAAATCCATAGGGGGAAAAGactaaaaggaaaatttaggGTGTCCTGTAAAAATTGCTTTTCTTAATTACATTTGAGTAGAGGAAGAGAAGCACGTATTAAGCTTAGGTGATCTGCCTGACTTCAGCAGTGCAAATCAAAGATCATGAATCACAAGTTTTATTCCAGAGTTCACGGACAAgaagtttccatttaaaaaattaaaataattaaaattaaaattaaaacaaattttttcGGGGTGTGATGGCTGTTACATACTTCTGACTAAATTTGGTCTCAGTTCAGTGCTTTAAGGTCAAGTTGGTTTCTGAACAGGAAGACAAAAATATCAAAGCATTGTCTTAAATCCTGGGGCTTGTCTGTTTTAGAGAGTCATGGAACAACATACTTGTTTAGAGCAAAGACTGCTGGTCACAGATGGTTGGTTGCCCATAAGAGATGAGAAGTGATAATATACAATCGTTTAAGAACAGACCTCATTTGAGATGGATTCTTCTAGATATTGACTCGGATTTAATCACACCTTTGCTCTGTCAGGTACAAATCAAATTAGGGCCGCCtttgatatagatatatattttttttttaacatgttctAAATTCTCcaaatactttttatttcttcataTTTTTCATTGACTACATTCTAAGACAGCATAAACTTTTGGATAAACAATTCATTTACTTTACTGCTAGTCCTCTTTGCATTTGTATTACACTGCCAGTTGTCCAATAAAACAGATTATTGTAGTAACTGTGAGAAAAGTATCAGTTATGAGTTCCTAGAAATGCCCACAGTgtaatgaggggaaaaaatccaagtCCCTGTTGCTAGAGCAGCCTTCACAAAGCTGTTGCCATTCGTGGCATGGCTCTCAGTGTCAGCCTTGCTTCCTGGCGCCACATACAGCtcacttctctcctcctccttagcTACCAGTCTCCTTAATTGTTCCTCCACTGGGAACATGCCTTGCATCTGAGGGGCGGAGCCACCGTAGCCAGTATTGCACTATTCCTTGCCCTGGTTCAGTGTGGGGCCTGTAGACCCCATTACCATAACAAATTGCGTCTTTACTGTTCCATTTATATGGGGTAATGTTATCACCATTTTGTCATTTATGTCATTTGTTAGTATTACTAATAGGAAGAGTTAAGCACAGTAAACAGGCTTAgttcctgtgggggaaaaaatatgcTGATGTTTAAATATTATGGTACAAGGCGACGGGATAGATTGACAAATCGTAGGCTTCATGTAATGTAtataaagtgttttgaagatTAAAAGACCCATATAACTATAAAGTAGTGTTTTGTGGCATCCTCACTAAGACTTAtctgttttgttctttgtttttgccattgttttcttttaatggaGAGTTGTGCATCCATATGTACTAACACTGGAAGACCTTTCTTAATGTCTACCTCAAAGTGAAAGGTTCAGTTCATCCATATGATAGCAAATGAGTATGTTCTCTTGGCAGGGACTCAATATCTGCATATAATTAGGACAGCATGCCAGGCCATGTATCTTTTCCTCTGCCAAATTGCTAGCAAGTCAACCAAGCTTCCTTTGGTATGTGTCCTtgagagcaggggttcccaaactgtgataTGTGTGCACTGGGGGTACACAGATAAATTGTGTAATGggggattttattattttatttattgcattttcataataggctACTTATACAAAGCTTTCAACCTCTGtgggaatttgtttttaaaatatggtagttaatttacttcaagatgtaTTAATGAGAACACAGATATGTCGCACTAAAACTATATCTGTACATAACCgtgaaatatggacagatggctaaagacaggTAATGTTAAGAAGAACACACAAAGTATCAGTGACAAGAAGAGTAGTGGTATGCAGgcagctggtagatctggaagggattatgcaataagaaaagtttgagaacctctgctttacaGGATTTTGGTCTCAAAATTTCTAGTTCATGGATTTTCCTCCATCTCTTCTTGGTTTTAAGTAAAGCAGAGTATTTTGATGAATATCCAACATTTGAGTTAATTGCAACActacattattttcctttttgggaATTAGTAGTGGGAATCCAGAGGAAGATGAGTGTCAGTGAACTGCAGGATGGTACAGTCAGTTAAATGGGAGCAGGGGGTTAGCCCCTGTCCTGTGTTCCATGCTCTTGAAATTTCCTTGCAGACAAACATCCCTTATCCTGTGAAATGTGCACAGCATTTTCCAACAGTGCAGTTGGGAACATTTAAACTAAAAATTGCAGTATTGCTACCTCTGCTTCCCAAAGCATTCGTAAACTATGATCTAGGCTCCAAAAATGAcggaatttaaaatatatatacccACACTagtatggctaaaaatagcagggtaaaTGCAGCATCATGGACTACACAAGCATGCCAAGGATCCTTGCTATGCACTTCCATTGCtagcctgtctacactgctatttttagccatgggagtgcaggtatgtctatgctgcagtcacactttggatttcagtgtagacatatcctaaatgaGGAAATATAACTGTTTACAAGTATTTAACAGGATGTTGCATCAAAAAGGGCAGAAGAGGAGTTTAGGGTGACCagtgaaaaaaatggaaagaacaaggagtaatgggacAAAATTAGGAAGTGGAATTTTTAGCTCCATGATACTCAGACTGTAGCTTgcaagccacaagtggctctttaatgtgtctcctgcggctctttgcagcacatgatattaaaacactgtgatttaattattaaccagtcaggatgcttttattATGTTGTTAATCAATTAAGTTATCAGCTTGCtctaagttattaacttatttgctgtgagaataatatacaAGAAATATTTCCCATCATGCTGTTTAAAGATGAATAGTgctatagtaaatgaaaccatgaattcacacttctgtggctcttttgggtaatgttgattgttaatttggctcctgaaccactgaggtcagAGTATCACTAGTTTAGGTCAAATGCCAGGAAAGAACTATCTGGCATGTGTATAAAACAATGGATGAACCTCCCAAGGGGGAATGGGTTACAACTTGAAATCTGTAGCTGTTCAGCTGATGTAACTGTGACATTAGCCGTCACCAAATCTTTAACATGTTTGCAAACTGAAGTTTGTGGTCTTTTTTAATCTTATAGGAGTTTTTTTCGAAGAAGTCGGattgttctttgtttctgtttggtTCACATAATAAGAAGAGGCCTAACAATCTCATAATaggtaaaatgttttcttaaaaaaatgggTCGAAGAAGTGGCTCTTGAGAATAAATGTCTAAcccaacattttttgttttttctttcatagGTCGTATGTTTGATTATCATGTCCTGGATATGATTGAGCTAGGCGTTGAGAAATTTGTGTCGCTAAAAGATATTAAGGTAAGATACTCTTAAACAATGCAGGAGCTCTAGTGGCTCACATCTGTTGGTGAGCACTTGTAGTGAATCTGGTGTACTTTCagtaaggaaaacaaaaccatttcacTATTGCCTCTTTTAGACTTCCAGGATTAACATATGCATTCATATCAGAATCTTATTTTTGTGCTTTGTAAAAATGTTGCTAAAATTAGCTATATGTTTTCCAGTGGATTCCTTTGCAAAGTTTTTGTTGGGAGCAAACCAAGTCTACAATTTTTTTAGCTGCAAACAGGAATAATTCAATTTACAAAGCTACTAGGTTGGATTCTACCCATGGGAGGCCTTCAAAGTTATTGGGGGAAACCATGTCTGGGTTTCCAAGGGCAGAATTCATCTCACTGTAGCTAAGGATATTTCTGTTATCAGTGTGAGATACTTCTGAGACTTTCTCAGGCCATCAATTACACACAAACCCTGGTTTTCAGGAACTGTATCTGGCTCAGTCTGAGGGCCAACATTTTGACTTCAAGAGACTTAAAATACCCCAAACCTAACAGCAAACCCACCTTGGTGTGATCATATTAAGTTTTGGTTTTGCCAAAAAATAGGTTAGCTATTTTATATGCCTTTTTACACTGTTATAATTAAGAAACTACACAGATTAGCAACTACTTAGTTTGCAGATTCAAAACAAGTAGTACAGATGAAAAAGATCTTTTAGGTAGCAAGAAATTTAACTTTGAAAAGTGATCCCTCACCTTAAGCTTGATGATTTTCACAAGTATTGCACAGCAGGGAGTTGTGGTCAATTGGCTATATAAGGGTGTATCAGAATCAGAAGTTGGAAATGGACTGAATGATCCAgtaagtcttttccatctccttcCCAATGCAAGAAATACAGCATGCTTGCTTGTGTTTCAAGTAGTCTagttctaaatagtcccaaacaaATGAACTTCCATTGTAGGGTCTTTTCCACAGTCTAACACGTTTTACTATGAGGAAGCTTTTCCTTATTCAGCCTAAATGAGAACAACACtcactattgtttaaaaacaCTCAAAATGCAAACACTTCCAAGTACAAGTAACatgtatggatttattttttaaaaatgcctttctttttgtgtttatcAGAGACCAGAACAGCTCAGAATGGAATGTGCATGGTCATTTGCATAAATAATATGCTTTATAACTTAGTTTGATATTTGTCTAATAGAACAGCAAGTGTCCGGAAGGAACAAAGCCCATGTTGATATTTGCTGGTGACACATTTGATTTAAATGAAGAATATAGAAGATTGAAAAGTCTTCTCATTGGTGAGTATTTTGAAATAAGACTTTATGAGCAGTAGGACTTCATAAATCTGTGGCAATGCTAAATGTTGAGAAATGTTGGCTTGCCTGTTAATGTTTGTCCATATTCAAGAATGCAAGATAACATTAAGGAAGCGGTGTTAGGATTTACAACATACCATAAAACTGAAGTTAAATCTGTCATTATCAAGTCTGTTTCCAAGGATGGAAGAAAATAGATCAGCCTGGGAAAGCCATGAAGACTAGAGGTGGTTGAAGTGGGGAAATTGACATTTCAAAAGTTAATTTCGTCCTGAATCTGAACAAAAAGTCAATCTCCTGTGAAACGAAAATTCCTTTCAAAACGTTTTTTGGAAATATTGAAACAACCTTGTCAAAATACTGCGTTTTCTAATGGTAAACTATTCCATCAGAGAACTTTCAACCAGTTATAATCAGGACCTCACTAGGTTGAATGTTGGGTTCAACATGTGCAGTGAAAATGAGAAGTGGTTGTTAAGGCAGAAACATACAATTAAATGTGTTGGTTAACTTCAAGCTAGGCACAGATTTCCATTAAACAGAAatgtacaaacttttttttttttttttgcacatcaAGGGTGGGAGCCATTGGAATAGACGGAGAACATGCAGATGATAAATAAGGTTATGGATTTTAATTAGTAGTGCTGAGAGCAACTACAAAAATGGGTGTACTTTCTAGATAAATTATTTTAGACAAAAATAATTGAACTTGTTCTATTTGGAGCTTAAAAGTAAGATGGTATCGTGGCATTACTCACAATCTGAGTACTCTTGGGAAGTAAGCTTTAGGAGTGAAACTAGAAGGTAGAATGACTGGAGATCTGTTCCCCTTCTCGTGCACTTCTTTCCTTGCACCAAGACTTCATTAAAAGAGAGAGGGGGTGCTTAACCTGaatgggattttggggggaagatgtggaCTATGAAGTGGTGTGTGTGGGAATGTTGGTAGGGCATGAGCAGGGAATGAAAATATGGATGGAGGCATGGAGATTCAGATGAGAATCAAACTTCTAAGCTTTACTCATAGTTAAATCCCAAAGATCCATTTTTGCCTATGTTAGTTTAAAAATTGCCACTGCCTTTGGCTTCGTAGCTGCACAATCTTTCTAAACTACTATTGGAGATGCTAAAAAAGATTTTGTGACTGCtacattaataaattaattactGCTATTCTTAAGAGCTCATCTATGTATTTTTCAGAGATATAGCACCAAATAGGATGAATTTTATGGCAAAGCTATTTTTCATTCAGTTCGAGGAGCTGGGGGCCTGTGAATGATTAAATGATTACATCACTGTCCATATTACATAGGATGCAAACCATATAAGACCAGGTTTGTGCCACTTTGCTCAAATTTCTGGAAGAGAATCATTACACACCGTAACCCCACACATTCTTGTTCTAATGTGCATCCCCTTTTCACATTGTTGGGGCGTTGGATTGAAATGCGCACACACAATTGAGATTTATACAAAATACAGGTTTACAGCTGAAATGGATGGTGTTGCCAATCGTTGACATTTGCTAGATGAACTGAAAGTCTAGCCCTTTGAATTTATTTTGTTGCCCATCTGAGTAACATATCCCTCTCCCATTTGTTTGCCCTTAAGCTTTTGGTTACACCCAAATATACGTCAGTCAAATACGCATCCATTTTTTTGCTGCAGAACATATGCCAAGTACACATCAAATGTCTTGATgttttgttgacttcagtgaaatgtctaaagacaaaacaatagGTGGAAGACGGGGGTTCCTCAGATTAAGGATTTAATGAGATGTTGATACCGTCAAATAGTTTAGGCTTACAATTTGACCTCCTATGAAATTGCTGTTATATGATAGGGAGTAGCTCTTTCTGGTCCTGAGAAAGATAATGTATTTAATccaccattttgttgccaagaaaCTTATGAAGCTGTCACAGCTGTTGTAAAGAGCTTGTTACTATAGCGCTACTGCCAAGAGCCAGGAGGCTCAGTTACCTAATGACCCCTTGTTACTAGACCATGTGATGTTGTTGATGTTAGAGTTAAACAACCAGGTTTTCATAGACACGTGGTCCATAAGGACATTTTGTACGTTTTTGGGAAGTCATGTGATAGCAATCCCACGTTCTAGAAATCAGTGGGGGTAGGGGATGAACTCGCATATTGTATAATAACCAAATTAAACTAaacttttaaatccattttttaaaaattgaggccATCTCGTAATGGTTTGGATATGTAAATAGCAGCTTCCCTTTACCCCTCTACATAGACGAACCAGGCAAAGACTTGtcactttcttccccctcccgTTTCCATACAAACATTGTCTTAAAATTGTAGTAGTGGTTTTACTGCCATTGGTTTTTGGTGCCAGTATTAGGAGTCTGTTGATCTTCTGTGTTCCTCTGAGATGTAGTTGCTGCTCCCCTGGTTCTAATAGCCTCCTGTGCACATATTTGTGAAACACTTCACCACTCATTCCTTTATTGGACCCACTTGTGTATTAAAAATTGGCAGATGTTGGGTCACTTTTCTTAAAATGCAGGCTTGGACTGAATGGGAGGAGGCCTGTTTGTTTTGAGATAGCACTTAAGTTTCTCCTTCATCCCTATCACCATGTTTGCACAAATTATTTGGAGTCCAATACATAGATATGCAGGAGTCATTTAGATTCTCTTGAAAAAGAGAGGGTAGAGGTGGTACGAGGGAGACAGAGGAGCATAAAACAACTGTTCCATGTCCTGCTCCACCCATCATACTGCTGCAAAGTCCAGCAGTATTTGTGCTGTTCAGACAAGAACTGTTGCATCTTCCTAGGAAGTGGCCAAATTATAAATTGCTTTGAACCACACATTTCAAGTccttgaagacaaaatggaagttatcaaaagctcttttgctgtggtTACTAAATCAGACATCCTTGAAACACATTAAGTGCTCAGAGAAAAACAAGGGGTAAACTGGTGGCAGGAATTAAAAAGATAACGAACACAAGGTCTCTAATCCAACAACAGTGGACTGTCTCAAAAACTATGAataagccaaaattttcaaatcccTAAAGTTCCAGGGAGGAAATACTGTCTACAGCTGGTGGATGTCATAGAAACTTAAATTCCTGACCACGTGTATTTGGATATAAAGATCATCCTGTGAGTGGAAAGCTATACCACAAGAACATACTAAAGGATAATCTGCCAATAAAAGCAATGTAGGTACAATTTCACATGCCAGAAGAGACCGTCTTGGCTACAGCCTGACActaaaatagaagaaaatattttaccgGTGACTTTTCCTCTAGATACAAATCCAGTAACCCaacaaaggaggagggagaaaatattAAGTGACCCAGAGTATTTTTCTGGCTAAACTTCAGGTAGTGTCCACCAGTAAGACTTTGTTTTCAACATAGCTTCATCACTGATGCTCCCAGAAAAAGGTCCCTGAGGAAAACACTGGCTGAAGAATCTGAAAATGAAACTTAAAGGGAAGCGAGCCATTCAGCCGTTCTGCTTCTGGgtattaatctttttttttttttttttttaattaacatacCCTGTTAAGGTCACATCCTTCCTCCACCCTCTGCAAAGGGCTGACATGTTTGCATGGTTGTGTGCTCTTTGCTCATACACTATTTTAATGGCCCTGATATGAGAATTATGTTAGACAACTAACTGATAGTTAACTGGTATCTGAATTTGCTCCCTGTAAAACTGTAAACACAATCTGTAAGTTTCTTTCTATTTGTAACTGACCATGTAGTGTTTGTCTGCTAAATGTGTATATCTACAatagtaaaaatattaattgcagcGCAATAGCAAGTATTAGCTCatttaaaaaagagcaaaagTGCTCTGTTTAACCAGAgacaaaactgttttttaaagcaatgatGGTCTCGAGTTTCCAAGATGATATCATAAACAATGGGGAGTAAAAACAATCAAGATAACACTAAACACTATCTCCTTCTTTCTTTGTATATGTTTATCTTGTATTGATCTTGATCACTTATTTATACCTACTCTGACTGCTGGCTTTGGTACCAGAGACTTTTAATCCATCACTTTGTCCAACAACCTCATAACTTAGCTAAATGTTATTTCTGTACTTTTGTATACTTAGTGAAACATATGTGagatgcattttgtttttctgagtTCATAGCTGAAAGTTTAGAAGAATGGATAAACTGAAATAAGTATGTCTTTTTGTATTATTTCACAAAACTAAAGTTACTATTGCTATTGAAGCAATGATAATGTCTGTTCTTCTgtcttttttggggtggggtggtttgggttgatgttttaaaataagaTCTGGAGCTTGTATTGCTACCAAATTATTTCTGGAAAGCGGATGTCTGTTATGCTGTCTTACCAAGACTTctgcacttgcttaactttgcACATGTGAGTAGGCTCAGCGGGACTACTCATGTATGTAAAGTTAAGCGTGTACATACATGCGTAGTTCCATTGAGCGTACTCACGTGCAAAATTAAGCAAGTGCGGTCTTGGCAGGATTGGGGCTTGAAGTAGTGAATAATCGTGCATGTGAGTCAGAAAGGACCCTGTTTAGCATTACTGGGGTTGCCTCTAGAAAGGCCAAATCCGTTTCTAGTTAATCTGAGATTCATCCCTTATAACACAGACTTATTATCAAATAAACTAGAATCAAAAGTTCTGCTTATCTTAAACTTCCTTTTTGAAAaacctctttattttaaaaaagtaaaagtgCCAGGTTTCTTGAAATATTCTTTCAGATTTCTTTCGAGGTCCTACTGTGCCTACTATTCGCCTGGCAGGGTTAGAGTATGTTCTGCATTTCACAGCTATGGATGGAAAAATTTATATGCGAAGCTACAAGTAAGTGTCGTCATTCCCCCCATTTACATTGTCTAACACAGAGGTAggaaaactacggcctgcgggccacatctggccgcGGGACTGGCCTGCCTGGccactgagctcctggcccaggaagttaacccccggcccctctcccggtggcccccctcccccgcagcctcagctcactgctccgctggcgcaatgctctgggcagaggagcagtgagctcctggggcagcgcagctgcacagcccagcctgacccggtgctctgtgctgcgcggctgcCTGCCCTGGTGCAGCCACGCCTTCAGCCACTGGCCCTCCAGGCAGTGTgttaagggggcagggagcaggggggttggatagagggcaggggagtttggtgGCTGCGGTTAGGGAccggggggtgtggataggggtcagggaagtcagagggcagggaaccgGGTGGTTGAGTGGGGGCAggtgtcctgggggggcagtaaggaaggagagagggggttggatggggtggcgggggcagtcaggggcagagggtctgggggcagtcaaggagaaggggtggttgggtgAGGggtagtcaggaaggagaggggaattggatggggcagttaggggcaggggatcTGGGgatggacagagagcagggggtggatggggcggggggctgtcagggaacaagggggttggatggagcaggagtcccggggtgggggcatcagggggcgagaagcagggcggttggatgggggcgggggcacagcctcctctaaccggccctccatacaatttcaaaacccaaaaagtttgcccgcccctcgTCTAACAGGAGGTTAGATTTCATTTCTATCTGTAGCCATTTTccagggccagattcagcccaTGGTTCTGTGCACATGTAACAcaaacagaccctggttgtcagtaagtgggatcgaacctgggacatctgaagcttagtgcatgagcctctactgcatgagctaaaagccacatggccccgACCTACGGCTGTAgtgcagactcattaatctctaagtggtctcagtgccactagaggggacagaacaccacactcaggaggtgtgtgggt
Protein-coding regions in this window:
- the RPF2 gene encoding ribosome production factor 2 homolog isoform X2; its protein translation is MRSDNIQSFKNRPHLRWILLDIDSDLITPLLCQEFFSKKSDCSLFLFGSHNKKRPNNLIIGRMFDYHVLDMIELGVEKFVSLKDIKNSKCPEGTKPMLIFAGDTFDLNEEYRRLKSLLIDFFRGPTVPTIRLAGLEYVLHFTAMDGKIYMRSYKVLLKKSGCKIPRIELEEMGPSLDLVMRRTHLASEDLYKLSLKQPKALKPKKKKNISHDVFGTSYGRIHMQKQDLSKLQTRKMKGLKKRPAAKMAEEEEGISPKKSKSV